A stretch of DNA from Lates calcarifer isolate ASB-BC8 unplaced genomic scaffold, TLL_Latcal_v3 _unitig_1111_quiver_1764, whole genome shotgun sequence:
GGATGATGTTCAGCTGTCCTTCAAAGGCCAGAAGCTGGACAATGACTGCAGCCCACTGTCTGAATATGGAATCCAGCACAAGTCTGTTCTCCAGCTGGTCTGGGGGCTTGGTGCATGATAGACAGCTGGACAAAGAGCAACGGAGGCCGTCATtacctccccctccacctccaccaccacctcctcctgctgctgctttgtgtcaTATCTCACGAACGCTCTTGACTCAGTTCGCACACCGTTACTGCAGGATTCACATCCTGTTCATTCGTAAGATGTTTTAAATCTAAAACACCCAGCTGTTACAggttgtgcatgtgtggaatGTGTCCACATACTTATATTGTGTATGTATAGAAACACATCCATGTTTGTAGGTAGTGTCTGTCCAAGGGCAAAGTAAGAGCAGGATCAGGCCTTTAAGGCTTCAACATGCTACATGTGGTAGACTGAAGCTCATGTATGTACCCACTCAGTAGATTAGagtttacagttttaaaatagATGAAAACAGTAACTTGGAGTAATGCAGTAAGACAAAAGAAGGGAAAACATACTGTGTAAAAAGTCAATATGAAGTCTGTGATCTAATCATAGGAGGCCTTCAAATGTGAGAGAGAACCTGTCCTCTTTGATCGTGTAGTTATgtctctctgacagcagtgtaTTGTATATTATAGTGTTAATTTAGTCCTTGCAGTTATAAAAAGTGAGTTACTGCaacctttctgtcagctccaccCACTCTGAGCCAGAGATCActgtctgatgtttgatgtgaacattgactgaagctcctgacctgtatctacatgtactgctgccacatgactggctgattagatatttgTATGAATAAGTAGGTGCACTAATGTGCCTAATAAACTGTTatactgttgatgtttttctttttgtgtgtttttctcttgtctgtcttCTCTTGGGTCTCCTCCctcttgtctgtcagtgtgtgtgtgtgtgtgtgtgtgtgtgtgtgtgtgtaggtgtggcACTGCTCCTGGCTCACCTGCTTTCCATTAACAATCACCTGCAGTACAAGAACCCCAGCTCCTCTGGTTCTTCTGCCTCTGGATTCACTAACTGACAAAGCCAAATCTAAAGTCGTTCTCAGTTACAAAGTTCTCTGCAATGAATACACCTTTCAGCCACTTAATATTTCCTGAGTATTTGGACAGGAAACGTCTGGAGGAAGACTGTGAGCATGCATCATGAGCAGTATGAAAATGTGGTCTGTGGTCTGTCCTTGTTTCTGTAAAGGTATGGAGACTTGTCTGAGAGGCACACCATCACTGCAGAGGATGAAGTAGGAGCTCATCTTTGAGCACTCAGGAACTTCAAAATTCAATCTGACTTTTAAGTagatttgaaaataataaagacaTTTAGTGTGGACAGGAAATTTAATATGAAGACTCATAAGTTAAAGCGCACAGCCTTTATTATCTACATCATGTCATGGAGAACTATTCTTTTTATCTACATCCGCAAGTCATCCACATCATTGTTTTAAAGTGTTGTTTTGAAATTGACCTGTAGAGGGTGCTACAGCTCCTTCTAGGCCTTTAAATCAAAATTGACTATATATTTTTGTTCCATGTGAATGATCTTCTTACACTTCTGTACCTATATTGGCAAAATTGACCAGTTTCCATCTTGACTACATGTCTatactgtgtgtaaaatatCTATTATATGTGGATAAATATTACtattttactgacatttatCTTGTCCAACGTACAGGGAATTTACTCACATTCATGTGTCTAGGTCAGACATCAAATAGACTTTCTGTATTCATGTAATGAGGAACTTTATTAATGGATTCACTTAACTATCACTGAGCAGAGATTAAAGAAGAaaccatttaaaatgacaattttaaaacagtgtatgagaaaacacaacagatatTTTAATGCTGTTAATATACATGAACAAACAGGTCTATAAGTCAACAGTTGTCTTCAGTTACGATGTGAAACTCAACAGGAAAAGTGTGACAGAGGGGGCTGTAAGTACACATCATGAGTAGTGAATGTGTGCATACTCTCTTTTAGTTTCTGTGCCACACAGGTATGGAGGTTTGTCTGGGAGCCACTCCAGTGCTGCAGGGGATGAAGTAAGAGCTTGTCCTCAGACACTCAGGAGTGAGCTtcagacacacaaagcagaaCTCAACCTGACAGCGAGGGCAGATGATGTTCTTGCAGCCTGTTTTGTCGTGCTCCACCCGCTGACCGCAGGTGGGACAGGCCCGGATGGAGGGACACTTGTCAACCCCCTGCacctgagggagagaggtgTCCTTACAGTTCTTGAGAAGCTGGAGGTCGTGGTTGACGCAGCCGTCGTTGTCGCAGCGGTCGGCGCGTGGAGCTTTACCTTTCCACGGCTTCAGACACTGCCAGCAGAACTGGTACACCTCCTTCTTGTCTGCTTGGCAGATTGTGCACTGCACACTGAGGTTTGTCAggtcctctctctccacataGGTTTTGCACCCAGGACACTGTTGGAGAAGAATAATTCAACATCTTTTActctgagagttagatgagggGACTGAtatcactctttctctctcataaATATATCAGACTGTATCTTTTTACACTCACTGTTTTGAATTCACAGTATTCAATGGCAGCCAGACGAGCGATGTTCTCTTCAAAGTGCTGCATCTCTTCAGAGGTCAGCACTGCCAGCCTGCGCACCTCTTGGTAAGACCACACTGCGTCACACTTCTGCAGGGTGCCGTTCTTTAAAGCGGGACACTTAAACTTGTATTGGCCCTGAAATTAAAAGGCCAGATTGTGTTTTATCGCCAGTCAAAGACTTGATGAACCAAACTGGATTGCCTTACAAAAGGCAGATGAGTACTCCCTGAATGTTAACACTtctggccacttgggggcagtagAAACatgttgtgaacacaacatctcagtttattttatgaACTTGTTACCAAACAGTGGAGAAACATGATTGTTTAGTCAGTAAGCTGATCTGTAGGGAATATTCCTAGTTCACTAAGTTTAATAAATTGtcaaaatgcagaaataattgGGAACTAATTTTTTAGGCGTTAATTCTTCTGACATGGAGCAGAAACActcctctgtgttgtgttaatGAGATGGTGGAAAGTACCTGATCCAGCAGGCTGCGGCACCACCCAGTGAGAGACTCCGGGGTGACGGCATGGCCGCAGGACATCTCTGCTCGGAGACacctgtctccctcctctggcgctgaggaaaacaacaacaagagcagACATTGAACGCACCATCAAAGTCACATATAGCTTGCTGAGGAGGGAAAcaactgatcaataactgaGAACGTCGTATACGTCGAATAACAATATCTTTCGTTACATATCATTAAAGTGATTTAATGCATCTAGTTCCTTTAACTGACTTAAATTGGAAAGTTAATCATCACATTAATAAAGCAATTATATGCGGAAATGATGAGAAACAAAGATGACCTGAGGAAATCCTGCACCTGATCGACAGTATAAAGTGTTTATAATCAAAGTCTTACGCAGTGGATCCAGATCATCTGGTCTGTTGACAAATTTCAGAGTGGTGTCTCTGGGGTCGTATCTTTTCTCCCCCTCACCCCGCGTGGTCATTTTGATTCAGCTCGTCTGATCCTCGTCGATAAACGTCTTCTCTGTCTGCGCTCTGGATGTGAGCACTGAGGACTGAGGCTGGCTCTGTTGCTGTGTCACCTTCACTGACTGTTAGTTTCGGCTTGGCAGTTACAAGAAGTCACATGACGGCAGGTCTGAGTTTTATAagttgagtgtttttgttttttcaccgGCTGATAgctcatgtttttgtttatggcCTAATTTGTGCAGTTGTTACActaatgttttgacattttaaatgtggaGCAGGTAAACAAACACTACTTTGGTCACGTGCAGCACTGCTGGAATATCCAGTTATCACTTTAATTACATTAAACTTCAGCTGTATGGAAATAGTGCACAGGCATTATGATGGAAACTACAAACTAAAAAAGACGCATTTGGTCAAAATGTGTCCAGATTTATGGAAAGACTTGATGCTGTTGTGAAAGAGGCGATAAAGGAGCTGATAGGTTCAGAAGGCGTGTAGTGTAACACCTCAACCAATGACACataaaataagaaactttcactttacattacattttaaccTATTGTACATGTTGTTAATAATAACTGAAAGTAAAAGTGTCCTCAGCTCCTGTCCTACGTCACTTCCTCTTGATTCGTCCAAACAACTCTCAGAAGCGCCACTAACACTCAGCGACAGAGGCGAGAGAAGCGAAACAGCCCGCACACAGAAACATCACGAAATGGGGAAAATCTACCAAGTCATGGTTCATGGACTGAGAGGCGAGAAGATGATCATCGACCTGTGCAACACTGAGGAGCAGATGCAGAGCATGACAGTGCTGCAACTGAAGGAGAAAATCGCTCAGAGGCTTCCCGACACCGCAGGTAAATAAGGCCGGACGAACAGTGCTGAGGACAGTCAGAGATTCATATTTAGCCCGAGAAAGACGCTGAGTATGATCTTTGAaactgtgttttcctgttgtgaGTCTAATAGCAGAATATCCcaagtttctttttctccatgaaatgattgtgaagTTAATCTTCAAGGGCATTTTGCAACTTGCAAAGAGATAAGAAGTAGATTCTTTACTTAATGAGAATGAAGTAGTAACACTTTAAACACTGCTAAATACTGCATTTGAATTGTGCTGAGAACAAAATGTACCTCAAGtatcaaaagtgaaagtatACATTATCCAGAATGACTCTGCTCTGagtgttattttgttatataaGTTTCCACCATCACTTTCATACTCAACAACCAGCTGAGGAAAAACAGGTTGTCAGTCCTAGAGTAGCAACTAGTGATTGAACGTGACCTCCAAAGTGAGCTTaactttttattctgtctgttgttttcctgtgtgtgtgtgtgtgtgtgtgtgtgtgtgtgtgtgtaggagaggAGGCCCTGCGGCTCATCTTCACAGACAAGATGCTGGACGGAGACTCCTCGCTGCTGTCTGAATATGGAATCCAGCACATGTCTGTCATCCAGATGGTGGTGAGGGTTCCTGGAGGACTGATCGCCTGAAAGAGACCATCTCCTTCTATCGCCACCACCAGTGCCACTGATGAAAACTGTTTACATATGTTCCAGCTTTATTGTATGGGATAGTTTCTTGCAATAATCCTTTATCATTCTCATGATTCCTTGGAATatctttgaaaaaaatcactcattgttgtacaaaataaaaccaggTTCTCTCTAATACCTCGTCTTTGATTAATGTGTGCACACTTATTCCTACATCTAAGCCACCTAGGCATTAAAAGTCTCAGTCTCAGGTCTCTAACAAATAATTTGCTATATATCCTGGGGATGAGACTCTTCCTAAAGACTTCCTAAAACTGTCAATCAGTTTgattttaaatcacattaagCTGAATAATTCAATACATCAAGAGGCTCCAAATCTTTTCATGTGGGGGCATGATTTTAACAAATATTaactacatttgtttttatgggGATTTTGTAATATGCAATAGattaattaatatattaattgTGTTTAAATACATGAGCCACAACTAGGAAATGTGGGGTTTGTatgtgctgcattcaggtccTACACAAAATTCTGCACGTCACAAAATGTCTGACACAAAACTCCTTTCAGTTGCTGAACAATAACAGATAACAGCATCTATCATATACGCAATAATGTTCAATTTCCTTGTTAGTCATGTGAGGCTTCTGCTAAATAAAGCCATATTTCCGATACACCATGAACGCAGCACTCCAGGAAACGTAGGGACGAAAGAGAAAGTGTTTCTGGGGTTTAACTTTGACAGGAGATAGAAATCCTCCTCGTATGAGTCGATAGTAAAAAGAGAAGTTATTTTCCAACAGTCTGCAGGAATGTCTGGAAAGTGTGACTCTATCAGCTGAAGGTAGGCACATATTTACCTACTGTCATGTAGGTACTGTCATTTGTATTCGCTAGCAGCACATTTACGATTGATTGATCAACTGTTTGTCAAACTGCAAACCCCAGTGCAGCTGGTAACAGTGTGGAGGTGGACTGATCGAGTCTccaaaaagagaagaaaaatgaattaCTATGACAATGATCTACAGGTGTTCGCTCCTCCAGGTAAGATAGGTGCTGTCAGGCAGGTTTATCAGCCACAGTAaagtcatttttacagtttgcaTGCATCTGAAAAAATCTCCTCCCAGCAGCAAATAAAAAGTACCATGGCCTGTTAAACCAAGGAGCAACGTGTTACTTGAACAGTGTGCTGCAGGTGCTGTTCATGACCGAAGACTTCAGAGAGGCTGTGGAAAGGTTCGTCACCAAGTCCAACTTCATGTCATATGATGTGTCTGTTGTAAGTCAGGGCTACTGTGCACCTTTGTATCACTAATGGCCACTATGTCTGAATCTTGTTTAGGTTCACCTGTGGCTCTGATCTCATTGATCATCATCTTCAAGCCCTGTTTgaagacttgaagaaaagaacaacataCACTTATAACATCACAAAGAAACTGGGCATCGACAGAGGTACATAGAACAACATGTAGCCTTTTGAAGAGGCTTCATGAAGGACCAAACAACTTAAGTTTTCATGGAGTAGTATCttaaaataacataatgtgATTGTCCTGTCCTGTGTCCTGTGGTCAAGAAGTGTTCATTTAAGACCTACAGATACCCAtagtgtttttatatatttggtTGATGTGGTAATTTTACCTTTtacttatttcattttaatcagtgaATGAACAGCGAGATGCTGCTGAGTACTATGAGAAGATTTTAACTCAGACCAGTCATGAAGCATCAAAGGTCAGAGCATCATCAATATTGTAGGAAATTTGTAAGctacataaaaaaataacacttgtTCATCAGCgtctgtatttttgtgttttcagatcttCCACGGACAGTTGACACATGTGACCATATGTTCCACATGTcgtgcagagaaaaacagagatgggCTGTTTTGGCATCTTCCTCTTGAGTTGGTGGATTCCTACAGTGAAGACTACAGCGTGGTAAGAACCTGACTTAGACCATCATGAACTTTACATCCATTAAAGTGGTCAGGACATCTGTGACAGAGCTGATTCCAGATACAAATGAcatgagtgtgttttattaGGTGGATGGGACCGAGGAGTATTTCAGAGATTTGAATTTCAGTGGAGAAAACCAGATGTACTGTGACCAGTGTGATGCCAAATCTGATGCTACTGTGGTGAGTGatgagaaaacatgtttctcaTTCATGTGCATTGAGGAAATTACAATAACATGACAACATGTGTTTGATTCAGAAATGTGTGATGAAGCATCATCCAGAGGTTTTGACGCTGCTGCTGAAGAGGTTTCAGTTTGACTACTACTACATGTCATATGTCAAAAACCCCCGTGTTGTGGATGTTCCCTCCACCCTACACATCCCAGAGGTATACATGTgtacactttatattttaaggTTTAATCATAATATTTCTGGTCATTTCTGACAGTAATTTCCGTCACCTTTCTTGGTGGTGTTCAGAATCAGACGTATGAACTGTATGCAGTGGTTGAGCATTTTGGTGGTCTCAGAAGTGGACATTACACTGCAAAGATCAAGTCCCAGGAGGATGGGAGATGGTACAACTTTGATGATAGCAATGTCACACTGGTAAGAACTTTAACTCCAGTGTTCACAAACCACTTTGATGTAAAATTACATATGACAGTGGAAAAAGAAGATTTGTCTTCTAatgtttggtttttcttttgatCAACAGCTTGATTATCAGCCATCACAGGAGGATCACAGTGAGAAGTAAGTGTGTTATTTGAACTTTCACATTAGTCAGGCTAAGATGCAAAAGAGTTCACTTGAATATATCATATAAGTATAATGAAAGACTGTATTACACCATGCTGCAGACTGTTTCTctaatgtgtttgaaaatgaactTTGTCTCTTCTCATGTTTCTTCCACTAGATCCTACAGCGCTTATCTTCttttttacagaaaaaagaaaagtaagagGCATACACTGACAATTTCACTCACATTTACTGTGAATGACTGCATCAAATTTGGTACTTTGCTTTGAATTCATTTGAATCTTGTTTTCTAGTCCACTCTGCAGATACTTGTTCTCAAGGTGACCGGGAGGTGTCAACCAGTGGAGGTGTCCCACCTGTTACCAGTGTCATCTATGACCATGGTCAAGATGCTGAACAGtttagaaagagagaggaagatgagaagacagaggagaaagtggGTAATGACCCTGTAGAGCCTGTTTCCAACGacagaaatgaacaaacagGAATTAGAGACATGGTCACTGTTGGGTCTGTAGATGATGTCAGGCAGAGAGAATCACACAATCCTCAAGAGAATGATGAGGAAAGCAGAGACTATGGTGATTATCCTCCAGATGCTCACACTGAAAAGGGAGAGCTGTACACTACAGAAACTCAGCCTAGAGAGAGAGTTGATGAACAGGGCCATGACAATGTAGGAACAGATTATAGTAGAGAGAGTGAACCAGATTTTAAACCTGAAGTCAGAGACAGGCATGCAAGATATAATCAACTTAACACACAGGATGAGATGAACAGTGTACAGAGGAGAGTAACTGATGTAAAGACAGACATGGATAGAAAGACTGAAAGTGATAAACAGTcagaaaatacagataaatCCTTGACAGAATACCTAAACAGGTATGAAAAGCATCAGGGCAGTGAAGGATTAGATGATGTTAATGAAAAGCAGGAAGTTGAACAAGATTATAACTGTCAGGATGTTAACGTGGATGAAAAGGGAGACGTGGAGAAGAGGGAAATAGATGTTAAAGATGTAGTGGAAGGAAAGACTGGACCCGATGGACCAACATCAGAGAGCAGATGCCTCTTAACAAAATATGACCTCTGCTTTCCCAAGTCTAGTAAACACAACATGTCAGAAGAAAACCAGAGgtgtaaacacaaaaatgtgccTGATATAATGGACAAAAATGGAGATGATGAGAAGATAGAAAAAGATGTTAAAGGTGACAAGGCAGGAAAGACTGCAGCTAATAGACTGACATCAGGGGGAAGAAAGCTCCTGACAAAATATGACCTCTGCCATCTAAGGCTTCAGAACAATGGAGGAGTTGGTGACAGTAAACAGAACAGGCCAGAGGATGATCAGGGATGTAACCAGGGAGGCAGTAGCAGAAATGAAAGACATGAGCAacagggagaggagatgaggggtGTTAAGGGAAAGGAGGAACAAAATAGAAGACATGAATATGCACAAAGAACAGGAACATTCACAACAGAACCTCAGCCAAGAGAAGGTGTAGAGGATCAGGACAAGAGAGGATCAGATGATGATGGACAGAGCAGACCAGAGCAGAATATCAGTGTTCAACACACAATGCTTACAGATGTCGATGTGGAGGAACAAGCCAAAGGTCAAGAGAATAAAGAGGatgaagaaactgaaaacaaagaggGCTGCTCTCAAACAGGActggaaaaaatggaaaaatttaCAAAGAACCAGGAAGTTGAAAAGACGACACTGGGGAATTCTAATCCAAATGAAACAACTGGTATAAGTGGGCCAAAGCACAAAACAATATATGTGAAGATAACTGAGGTAGTAGAAACACCTAGTGGTATTCAAAGCAGCAGTCAGATGACGACCACAATAATTAAAACCATTGATGGAATCTCACAATACAGCATTAAGAGTCAGGTAAACAATGAGGGGATTGCTGAAAGAAAATCAGATCCAGAAACAGATGCACATGATGCTTTGTCTGATAATTTTAGCAGTTTAAATATGAATGAGTCACTTTtatcaaaaccacaaaacagaaacaaaagagtCATCGAAGAGGAGAATGATCCAAACAATATAATCTGTTCACGTgccaaaaaaatacaaaaaatgtctgattcacaaacacaagctgCAGGAATAAAACgtgcagtgaaagaaaaaatgtgctcacaggaggagaagatggtggcatgtgacagaaagaaaaaaagaaccagaccaaaaaaaacagaataagacggatgtttgtttttcattttttgggaAAAGCCAGAAAAATGCAGACCAAGCCTCAAAGGCAGATTAAGGATCATATAAATCACTATTTTAAAAGAATGCATTGTGGTCATTGTGGTGATCCACAAGATTGTACCTCTAGTTTTTAATTGTTGCTTGTCAGTACTTAACAATATTGCACTGATCAGGGATCTGGTAGTTATCCAGCAGTATGGACAGGCTGTAGGCTGCATCTATATTTATtattgagtgtgtgttggtagctctctcctctgtttaacAGACCTTTGCTGGTTTTTGCTGATGTAaaatgcatcacttcctgtttaccacaggattgttttgtgtgtaaagaaCAGCCAATGTAAAAAGGTTTAATTAGTAAATTATCAGTAAACAGAAATAACTGAATGATCAATGATGATTTCTTTGTCTTTAGTTGCTCTTCTTAGTTTCAGTATTTACTGAATGTAATGTGTAGTTTGGTTTCAGACAAAAGATTGTGTGTGGAAACTCAAATGTAAAtctttgtgatattttatttgaaCGTTTGATGTGCTGTCTTTTGGTCTCAGTGTTGTTTACGAGCAAAAGACAGTTTTAAACAAAACTGCCACAAAGATCctaaagattttcttttcttttaacgCAGACCTTTGTGTTGTGATTCACCTCTGTGTCACTTAAGAGATTCTGACActgatatgaataaataaatatgtccGCATTGATGAACCTGACATGAGGATTATTTATCTCTGGTTAAATTGTTATCTTAATGTTCCCAGATGTCTTTTAAATTTAccttaatt
This window harbors:
- the LOC108886360 gene encoding uncharacterized protein LOC108886360; the protein is MTTRGEGEKRYDPRDTTLKFVNRPDDLDPLPPEEGDRCLRAEMSCGHAVTPESLTGWCRSLLDQGQYKFKCPALKNGTLQKCDAVWSYQEVRRLAVLTSEEMQHFEENIARLAAIEYCEFKTCPGCKTYVEREDLTNLSVQCTICQADKKEVYQFCWQCLKPWKGKAPRADRCDNDGCVNHDLQLLKNCKDTSLPQVQGVDKCPSIRACPTCGQRVEHDKTGCKNIICPRCQVEFCFVCLKLTPECLRTSSYFIPCSTGVAPRQTSIPVWHRN
- the LOC108886361 gene encoding ubiquitin carboxyl-terminal hydrolase 17-like protein B (The sequence of the model RefSeq protein was modified relative to this genomic sequence to represent the inferred CDS: added 658 bases not found in genome assembly), which gives rise to MNYYDNDLQVFAPPAANKKYHGLLNQGATCYLNSVLQVLFMTEDFREAVERFTCGSDLIDHHLQALFEDLKKRTTYTYNITKKLGIDRVNEQRDAAEYYEKILTQTSHEASKIFHGQLTHVTICSTCRAEKNRDGLFWHLPLELVDSYSEDYSVVDGTEEYFRDLNFSGENQMYCDQCDAKSDATVKCVMKHHPEVLTLLLKRFQFDYYYMSYVKNPRVVDVPSTLHIPENQTYELYAVVEHFGGLRSGHYTAKIKSQEDGRWYNFDDSNVTLLDYQPSQEDHSEKSYSAYLLFYRKKKIHSADTCSQGDREVSTSGGVPPVTSVIYDHGQDAEQFRKREEDEKTEEKVGNDPVEPVSNDRNEQTGIEDNGTQESQDIHCGFKPEVSDIHARNDQLNQQYEMRNVQERVIYVKTDKNGPTEGDKQSENMEKSFTKHLNRDEKHQDNEGLDYVRKNINGDQEDEQGLGESPVSVDGKGDEYEQTQYREGCSQTESAGGKKLTDHGVESVEKMRLGISHPKERSACTEVKVEGRGQPKKLIVHGKIIEEVVEETPSGIQRSIETKTIRIVTVDGISKYSIESQVNNEG